The nucleotide sequence CTAAAAGATGTAAATCCGATTGGCAAAACCATTTCGATTCGAGGTGCACGATTTAAAGTAATCGGTGTTTTAAAAGAAAAAGGAGCCACCTTTGGCAACAATCAAGATTTACGTGTTTTGATTCCGATTCAATTAGCGCGTTCCTTATTTACCGCTCCTAATATCAATTACACCATTAGCATTTTAACTCAAAAAAACGAAATGCTCAACGAAGCGATTGACCACGCCATTAGCAGTATGCGTAGCATTCGAAAATTAAGCCCCATGAAGGAAAATAATTTTGGAATCGTTCGTTCTGACGATTTAATAAATAAAATTCTAGGAATTACAAAGTATCTAGGATTAGCTTCTTGGTTAATAGGTGTGATTACCATTCTAGGTTCGTCTATAGCCTTAATGAATATTATGATTGTTTCGGTTACCGAACGCACACGAGAAATTGGTGTCCGAAAAGCGTTAGGCGCAAAAAAAACAACCGTTGCCACTCAGTTTTTTATTGAAACGATATTAATAGGACAAATTGGCGGACTAATTGGGATTATTCTAGGAATTGCAATTGGTTATGGAATTGCTTCGGCAATGAAATTTGAATTTGTAATTCCGTGGCTAGCCATTTTTGCCGCTTTTATGACAAGTTTTATTGTAGCAATTATTTCTGGATTGTATCCTGCAATTAAGGCTGCAACACTTGACCCGATTGAGGCATTGCGTTATGAATAGCTTAAACACAAAGAACACCAAGGAAGCACTAAGCGCACTAAGATTATTTAGGCACATTCATAATAACACAAAAAGTTGTTTTTCAGTAAAATAGATGTTATTTTAGAAGAAACAAACCCCGAAATTGCTCAAAACGAGTCAAAAACGGGGTTTTCTTTTAAAGTGTGATGGCAAAAATAGTACGTTTAAGCGAATTTCAATACAAATTTTCAATTTTTACTATCAATGAAAATTTTGATAGTTTTTACGCCCAATTTTTAAAAACGGATTTGGGTAAAATATACCTTTCAATGCCTTTTTCTGAGCTTAGTCAAGCCTTCAAATTGAAAGATTCTAACAAAGGGACTCATTGTTATTTTAGTCCCAAGGGTAAGATTGCCCTGATGATGTTAAAAAATTACTACGGTTGCTCAGATAAAAAACTTATCGAACTTTTGAACGGTAATATTTTTATGCAGTTTTTTTGCGACATTTTAATCCCTATAGACAAACCCCTGACTAATTTTAAAATCGTGAGCCAAATCAGAATGGAACTCTCCAAAGGCTTAAATATTCGAAAGAGTCAAGAAATATTAGCTAAAAACTGGATTCCATATATGAGTGATTTGGATAAAATTTTTACAGATGCTACTTGTTACGAAAGTGAAGTACGTTTTCCTACTAATCAAAAACTACTATGGGAATGCGTACAATGGAATTACAAACAAATGGAAGCCTTATGCGGCATGTTAAAAATCAAGTTACCAAGAACCAAGTATTTGGATTGGTGTAGACGCTATAATGAATATTCTAAAAAAAGAAAAAAGCAATCAAAACACCGTACAAAAGTAACCAGAGGACTGTTGAAATTATTGTACAAACTTAACGCTGAACTCAATAAAATTGAGAATCAAAATTCTTTTGAAGCTACTAAAAAATACAAAAACCAACGTTCTCTAATCGCTAAGGTGTATCAACAACAGTCTCAAATTTTTAAAACAGGCAAAAGTGTTCCAGATAGAATAATAAGTATTAGTAAAAGCTATATTAGACCTATTGTAAGAGGTAAGGAAGTAAAACAAGTTGAATTTGGAGCCAAAGTCAACAAAATCCAAATTGATGGAATTAATTTTATAGAACATATTCAGTACAGAGCTTTCAATGAAGGTACACGTCTTCAAAGCACGGTTTTTTGCGCTCAAAACTTAACCAAAACTAAAGTAAAAATGCTTGGTGCTGATGCAATTTATGCCACCAATAAAAATCGAACATTCACCACTTCAAACAACATCCAAACCGATTTTGTGCGAAAAGGAAAAGCTGGCAAAAATGAAGAACAGCGTAAAATCTTAGCTAAAGAAATCAAAAAAGAACGCTCCACTCGATTAGAAGGAAGTTTTGGAAAAGAGAAAGAACATTACAATCTAAAAAAGATAAAAGCCAAAACCCAAAAAAGTGAAATGCTTTGGATCTTCTTCGGAATACATACAGGAAATGCCCTGGAAATAGGAAGAAGAATTCTCAAGCAGCAACAAATTTTAGCAGCCTAAAAAAACAAAAAACACCTCCGTGGAGAACGTGCATCTAGTCAATACCTAAAAAAGACTTTTTTGACACATCAGAGTCCGTGAAAAATAAAAATGACCAATTTTGAAACTGAACATGCCCCAAAAAGTTAGACACTATTTGGGGCATTTTTTATGGAAAGAAAAGTTAAATATGATTATGCATTTAAATTAGAATGTGTAGAATTAGTTTTAAAGAAACATTACTCAATGTATCATGTTTCAAGATTAAAAGGTATTAACAGATCCAATATTCGTAAGTGGGTCAGTTTTTATAAGGCTTATGGTGAAATTGGTTTATTACCGCGAATAAATCAAAGTTATTCCGCTGAATTTAAGTTAAAAGTACTCAAAACCATAGAAAAAGACTCTCTTTCATTGATGGCAACTGGTATAAGATTTAATATCCCAGATATTGCCATAATTTTA is from Flavobacterium sp. NG2 and encodes:
- a CDS encoding ABC transporter permease, with translation MMLQLFKENIRIAIGSIRTQLLRTILTVIIIAIGITALVGILTVVSALENTISSDFSSMGANTFSIKQYENDLRRRQGEPRKIINPTISYPEALAFKNKYHFPLTETSLSFKATSTAEVKFETKKTDPEISILGVDDYFLVNSGLETSSGRNFSNFDIKNNTYSCIVGSDFEKGLLKDVNPIGKTISIRGARFKVIGVLKEKGATFGNNQDLRVLIPIQLARSLFTAPNINYTISILTQKNEMLNEAIDHAISSMRSIRKLSPMKENNFGIVRSDDLINKILGITKYLGLASWLIGVITILGSSIALMNIMIVSVTERTREIGVRKALGAKKTTVATQFFIETILIGQIGGLIGIILGIAIGYGIASAMKFEFVIPWLAIFAAFMTSFIVAIISGLYPAIKAATLDPIEALRYE
- a CDS encoding transposase — its product is MAKIVRLSEFQYKFSIFTINENFDSFYAQFLKTDLGKIYLSMPFSELSQAFKLKDSNKGTHCYFSPKGKIALMMLKNYYGCSDKKLIELLNGNIFMQFFCDILIPIDKPLTNFKIVSQIRMELSKGLNIRKSQEILAKNWIPYMSDLDKIFTDATCYESEVRFPTNQKLLWECVQWNYKQMEALCGMLKIKLPRTKYLDWCRRYNEYSKKRKKQSKHRTKVTRGLLKLLYKLNAELNKIENQNSFEATKKYKNQRSLIAKVYQQQSQIFKTGKSVPDRIISISKSYIRPIVRGKEVKQVEFGAKVNKIQIDGINFIEHIQYRAFNEGTRLQSTVFCAQNLTKTKVKMLGADAIYATNKNRTFTTSNNIQTDFVRKGKAGKNEEQRKILAKEIKKERSTRLEGSFGKEKEHYNLKKIKAKTQKSEMLWIFFGIHTGNALEIGRRILKQQQILAA